One window of Globicephala melas chromosome 2, mGloMel1.2, whole genome shotgun sequence genomic DNA carries:
- the CKB gene encoding creatine kinase B-type, whose amino-acid sequence MPFSNSHNTLKLRFPAEDEYPDLSGHNNHMAKVLTPELYAELRAKSTPSGFTLDDVIQTGVDNPGHPYIMTVGCVAGDEESYDVFKELFDPIIEDRHGGYKPTDEHKTDLNPDNLQGGDDLDPNYVLSSRVRTGRSIRGFCLPPHCSRGERRAIEKLAIEALSSLDGDLAGRYYALKSMTEAEQQQLIDDHFLFDKPVSPLLLASGMARDWPDARGIWHNDNKTFLVWINEEDHLRVISMQKGGKMKEVFTRFCNGLTQIETLFKSKNYEFMWNPHLGYILTCPSNLGTGLRAGVHIKLPHLGKHEKFPEVLKRLRLQKRGTGGVDTAAVGGIFDVSNADRLGFSEVELVQMVVDGVKLLIEMEQRLEQGKAIDDLVPAQK is encoded by the exons ATGCCCTTCTCCAACAGCCACAACACGCTGAAGCTGCGCTTCCCGGCCGAGGACGAGTACCCCGACCTCAGTGGCCACAACAATCACATGGCCAAGGTACTGACCCCCGAGCTGTACGCCGAGCTGCGCGCTAAGAGCACGCCGAGCGGCTTCACGCTGGACGACGTCATCCAGACTGGCGTGGACAACCCAG GCCACCCCTATATTATGACCGTGGGCTGCGTGGCTGGCGACGAGGAGTCGTACGACGTGTTCAAGGAGCTCTTTGACCCCATCATTGAGGATCGGCACGGCGGCTATAAGCCCACAGACGAGCACAAGACCGACCTCAACCCCGACAACCTGCAG GGCGGCGACGACCTGGACCCCAACTACGTGCTGAGCTCGCGGGTGCGCACGGGCCGCAGCATCCGCGGCTTCTGCCTCCCCCCGCACTGCAGCCGCGGGGAGCGCCGCGCCATCGAGAAGCTTGCCATCGAAG CCTTGTCGAGCCTGGACGGTGACCTGGCGGGGAGGTACTATGCGCTCAAAAGCATGACCGAAGCGGAACAGCAGCAGCTCATCGACGACCACTTCCTTTTCGATAAGCCTGTGTCGCCCCTGCTGCTGGCCTCAGGCATGGCCCGCGACTGGCCGGATGCCCGCGGCATCTG gcacaaTGACAATAAGACCTTCCTGGTGTGGATCAATGAGGAGGACCACCTGCGGGTCATCTCCATGCAGAAGGGAGGCAAGATGAAGGAGGTGTTCACCCGCTTCTGCAATGGCCTCACCCAG ATTGAAACGCTCTTCAAGTCTAAGAACTACGAATTCATGTGGAACCCTCACCTGGGCTACATCCTCACCTGCCCGTCTAACCTGGGCACAGGGCTGCGGGCAGGGGTGCACATCAAGTTGCCCCACCTGGGCAAGCACGAGAAGTTCCCGGAGGTGCTCAAGCGGCTGCGGCTTCAGAAGCGAGGCACAG GCGGTGTGGACACGGCTGCCGTGGGCGGGATCTTCGACGTCTCCAACGCAGACCGCTTGGGCTTCTCGGAGGTGGAGCTGGTGCAGATGGTGGTGGACGGCGTGAAGCTGCTCATTGAGATGGAGCAGCGGCTGGAGCAGGGCAAGGCCATCGATGACCTTGTGCCTGCCCAGAAGTGA
- the LOC138842575 gene encoding proline-rich protein HaeIII subfamily 1-like, translated as MAAAGCGETRGSAGTRGSGPPGDQLTTQGPGHRSPGARPRSAGSALRAGGYHIAQDPRPGARSRRRAPACRERATPRPPSPLHAQRPCPGAPRPTPTPPPSGPLTEQPGGGGGSRPPEPPAPGSPPRLSPRRNPAQPAYPTPRPPRIPKPEPQALGHSGSPPPPPRLPPSGKPRQEGHQALEDARACLHHGSCPPSSCQSPRWSRRGARRGRPGLPQQVLPNPRRPSFSCPVRAGPEPPTFSKVPAGISRAVLVQSEGAPEAQPGCGPARRHP; from the exons ATGGCGGCGGCGGGCTGCGGGGAGACGCGGGGGTCAGCGGGCACCCGAGGCTCCGGGCCTCCTGGGGACCAGCTAACCACCCAGGGACCCGGGCACCGGTCGCCCGGGGCGCGGCCAAGGTCAGCGGGGTCGGCACTGCGCGCAGGGGGCTACCACATCGCCCAGGACCCCCGGCCTGGCGCCCGCTCCAGGCGGCGGGCCCCTGCGTGCCGGGAGCGCGCGACGCCGCGGCCCCCGAGCCCCCTCCATGCGCAGCGCCCCTGCCCCGGTGCCCCACgacccacccccacacccccgcccTCGGGCCCACTCACTGAGcagccgggcgggggcgggggttcTCG CCCCCCAGAGCCCCCCGCCCCAGGCAGCCCACCCCGACTATCCCCTCGCCGGAACCCCGCGCAGCCCGCCTACCCTACCCCACGCCCGCCCAGGATCCCGAAGCCGGAACCTCAGGCCCTTGGACATTCtggatccccacccccacccccccgcctgcCTCCTAGCGGGAAACCGAGGCAGGAGGGCCACCAGGCACTTGAGGACGCTCGGGCTTGTCTGCACCATGGCTCCTGCCCTCCCTCGTCTTGCCAGTCCCCGCGGTGGTCGCGGCGAGGGGCCAGGCGAGGGCGTCCAGGGCTTCCACAGCAGGTACTGCCAAACCCCCGCCGCCCCTCCTTCTCCTGCCCCGTCCGAGCTGGCCCCGAGCCGCCGACCTTCTCCAAGGTGCCCGCAGGCATCTCCCGGGCGGTCTTGGTGCAGAGCGAAGGCGCTCCGGAGGCGCAGCCTGGCTGCGGCCCAGCCCGGCGGCACCCTTGA
- the TRMT61A gene encoding tRNA (adenine(58)-N(1))-methyltransferase catalytic subunit TRMT61A isoform X1 produces the protein MFMPTHLPGPWHLPDSNTMSFVAYEELIKEGDTAILSLGHGAMVAVRVQRGAQTQTRHGVLRHSVDLIGRPFGSKVTCGRGGWVYVLHPTPELWTLNLPHRTQILYSTDIALLTMMLELRPGSVVCESGTGSGSVSHAIIRTIAPTGHLHTVEFHQQRAEKAREEFQEHGVGRWVTVRTQDVCRSGFGVSREADAVFLDIPSPWEAVGHAWDALKVEGGRFCSFSPCIEQVQRTCQALAACGFSELSTLEVLPQVYNVRTISLPAPDLGASPGPDAGPFRSGMPMKETVGHTGYLTFATKTPG, from the exons ATGTTCATGCCGACACACCTCCCAGGTCCCTGGCACCTGCCAGACAGCAACACCATGAGCTTCGTGGCGTATGAGGAGCTGATCAAAGAGGGTGACACAGCCATCCTGTCACTGGGCCATGGTGCGATGGTGGCAGTGCGTGTGCAGCGTGGGGCCCAGACCCAGACCCGGCACGGCGTCCTTCGGCATTCAGTAGACCTCATTGGCCGCCCCTTCGGCTCCAAGGTGACCTGCGGCCGAGGTGGCTGGGTGTACGTGCTGCACCCCACACCTGAGCTCTGGACACTGAACCTGCCACACCGCACCCAGATCCTCTACTCCACCGACATTGCCCTGCTCACCATGATGCTGGAGCTTCGGCCAGGCTCTGTGGTCTGTGAATCGG GCACCGGCAGCGGCTCCGTGTCGCACGCCATCATCCGCACCATCGCACCCACGGGCCACCTGCACACGGTGGAGTTCCACCAGCAGCGGGCGGAGAAGGCTCGGGAGGAGTTCCAGGAGCATGGCGTGGGCCGATGGGTGACCGTGCGCACCCAGGACGTGTGCCGCAGCGGCTTCGGCGTGAGCCGCGAGGCGGACGCTGTCTTCCTGGACATCCCCTCGCCTTGGGAGGCCGTGGGCCATGCCTGGGACGCCCTGAAGGTTGAAg GCGGGCGCTTCTGCTCCTTCTCCCCGTGCATCGAGCAGGTGCAGCGCACGTGCCAGGCGCTGGCGGCCTGCGGCTTCTCGGAGCTCAGCACCCTGGAGGTGTTGCCCCAGGTCTACAACGTGCGCACCATCAGCCTGCCCGCGCCCGACCTGGGGGCCAGTCCGGGCCCCGACGCCGGCCCCTTCCGCAGCGGCATGCCCATGAAGGAGACCGTGGGCCACACCGGCTACCTGACCTTTGCCACCAAGACCCCGGGCTAG
- the TRMT61A gene encoding tRNA (adenine(58)-N(1))-methyltransferase catalytic subunit TRMT61A isoform X2, with translation MSFVAYEELIKEGDTAILSLGHGAMVAVRVQRGAQTQTRHGVLRHSVDLIGRPFGSKVTCGRGGWVYVLHPTPELWTLNLPHRTQILYSTDIALLTMMLELRPGSVVCESGTGSGSVSHAIIRTIAPTGHLHTVEFHQQRAEKAREEFQEHGVGRWVTVRTQDVCRSGFGVSREADAVFLDIPSPWEAVGHAWDALKVEGGRFCSFSPCIEQVQRTCQALAACGFSELSTLEVLPQVYNVRTISLPAPDLGASPGPDAGPFRSGMPMKETVGHTGYLTFATKTPG, from the exons ATGAGCTTCGTGGCGTATGAGGAGCTGATCAAAGAGGGTGACACAGCCATCCTGTCACTGGGCCATGGTGCGATGGTGGCAGTGCGTGTGCAGCGTGGGGCCCAGACCCAGACCCGGCACGGCGTCCTTCGGCATTCAGTAGACCTCATTGGCCGCCCCTTCGGCTCCAAGGTGACCTGCGGCCGAGGTGGCTGGGTGTACGTGCTGCACCCCACACCTGAGCTCTGGACACTGAACCTGCCACACCGCACCCAGATCCTCTACTCCACCGACATTGCCCTGCTCACCATGATGCTGGAGCTTCGGCCAGGCTCTGTGGTCTGTGAATCGG GCACCGGCAGCGGCTCCGTGTCGCACGCCATCATCCGCACCATCGCACCCACGGGCCACCTGCACACGGTGGAGTTCCACCAGCAGCGGGCGGAGAAGGCTCGGGAGGAGTTCCAGGAGCATGGCGTGGGCCGATGGGTGACCGTGCGCACCCAGGACGTGTGCCGCAGCGGCTTCGGCGTGAGCCGCGAGGCGGACGCTGTCTTCCTGGACATCCCCTCGCCTTGGGAGGCCGTGGGCCATGCCTGGGACGCCCTGAAGGTTGAAg GCGGGCGCTTCTGCTCCTTCTCCCCGTGCATCGAGCAGGTGCAGCGCACGTGCCAGGCGCTGGCGGCCTGCGGCTTCTCGGAGCTCAGCACCCTGGAGGTGTTGCCCCAGGTCTACAACGTGCGCACCATCAGCCTGCCCGCGCCCGACCTGGGGGCCAGTCCGGGCCCCGACGCCGGCCCCTTCCGCAGCGGCATGCCCATGAAGGAGACCGTGGGCCACACCGGCTACCTGACCTTTGCCACCAAGACCCCGGGCTAG
- the BAG5 gene encoding BAG family molecular chaperone regulator 5: MEMGNQHPSITRLQEIQKEVKSIEQQVIGFSGLSDDKNYKKLERILTRQLFEIDSVDTEGKGDIQQARKRAAQETERLLKELEQNANHPHRIEIENIFKEAQSLVKEKIVPFYSGGNCVTDEFEEGIQDVILRLTHVKTGGKISLRKARYYTLTKICAVQEIIEDCVKKQPSLPLSEDAHPSVAKINSVLCDVNKTRGTLIALLMGVNSDETCRHLSCVLSGLMADLDALDVCGRTEIRNYRKEVVEDINQLLKYLDLEEEADSTRAFDLGQNHSILKIEQVLKRMREIKNELLEAQNPSEWYLSSKTELQGLIGQLDEVSLEKNPCIREARRRAVIEVQTLITYIDLKEALEKRKLFVCEEHPSHKAVWSVLGNLSDIQGEVLSFDGSRNDKNYIRLEELLTKQLLALDAVDPQGEEKCKAARKQAVKLAQNILSYLDLKSDEWEY; this comes from the coding sequence ATGGAGATGGGAAACCAACATCCTTCTATTACTAGGCTTCAGGAAATCCAAAAGGAGGTAAAAAGCATAGAACAGCAAGTAATTGGTTTCAGCGGTCTGTCAGACGACAAGAATTACAAGAAACTGGAGAGGATTCTAACAAGACAACTTTTTGAAATAGACTCGGTAGATACTGAAGGAAAAGGAGATATTCAGCAAGCTAGGAAGAGGGCAGCACAAGAGACAGAGCGTCTTCTCAAAGAGTTGGAGCAGAATGCAAACCACCCACACAGGATCGAAatagagaacatttttaaagaagccCAGTCCCTAGTGAAAGAGAAGATTGTGCCATTTTATAGTGGAGGCAACTGTGTAACTGATGAGTTTGAAGAAGGCATCCAGGATGTCATTTTGAGGCTGACACATGTTAAAACTGGAGGCAAGATCTCCTTGCGGAAAGCACGGTATTACACTTTAACCAAAATCTGTGCAGTGCAAGAGATTATCGAGGACTGCGTGAAAAAGCAGCCTTCCCTGCCGCTTTCTGAGGACGCGCATCCCTCAGTTGCCAAAATTAACTCTGTGCTGTGTGACGTGAACAAGACCAGAGGCACTCTGATTGCCCTTCTTATGGGAGTGAACAGTGATGAGACTTGCAGGCACTTATCTTGTGTGCTCTCGGGGCTGATGGCCGATCTGGATGCTTTAGACGTGTGCGGCCGCACAGAAATCAGAAATTACCGGAAGGAGGTCGTGGAAGATATCAACCAGTTATTGAAGTACTTGGATTTAGAAGAGGAAGCAGATAGCACTCGTGCGTTTGACCTGGGGCAGAatcattccattttaaaaatagaacaggtcctcaagagaatgagagaaataaaaaacgaACTTCTTGAAGCACAGAATCCTTCAGAATGGTACCTGAGCTCCAAAACAGAGCTGCAGGGTTTGATTGGACAGTTGGATGAGGTAAGCCTTGAAAAAAACCCCTGCATCCGGGAAGCCAGGAGAAGAGCGGTGATCGAAGTTCAGACCCTCATCACTTACATCGACTTGAAGGAAGCCCTCGAGAAGAGAAAGCTGTTTGTTTGTGAGGAGCACCCCTCACACAAAGCGGTCTGGAGCGTCCTGGGAAACTTGTCAGACATCCAGGGGGAAGTTCTCTCATTTGATGGCAGTCGAAATGATAAGAACTACATCCGGCTGGAGGAGCTGCTCACCAAGCAGCTGCTTGCCCTGGACGCCGTTGACCCACAGGGAGAGGAGAAGTGTAAGGCTGCCCGGAAGCAGGCAGTGAAGCTTGCACAGAATATTCTCAGCTATCTCGACTTGAAATCCGATGAATGGGAGTACTGA